The following coding sequences are from one Biomphalaria glabrata chromosome 8, xgBioGlab47.1, whole genome shotgun sequence window:
- the LOC129927702 gene encoding uncharacterized protein LOC129927702, with the protein MSFLKGISLLRIFEFSGPPLIQSSGPPLIQSSGPRLIQSSGPPLIQSSGPPLIQISGPPLIEISGPPLIQISGPPLIQSSGPPLIQISGPPLIQSSGPPLIQISGPPLIQISGPPLIQISGPPLIQISGPSLIQILGPPLIQILGPPLIKISGPPLIKISGPPLIKISGPPLIQISGPPLIQILGPPLIQISGPPLIQISGPPPIQISGPPLIKISGPPLIKISGPPPIQISGPPLIKISGPSLTQISGPPLIQIFGPPLIQISGPPLIQISGPPLIKISGPPLIQIQH; encoded by the exons ATGTCGTTCTTGAAAGGAATATCGCTTTTGAGAATTTTCGAATT CTCGGGACCTCCACTTATTCAAAGCTCGGGGCCTCCACTTATTCAAAGCTCGGGGCCTCGACTTATTCAAAGCTCGGGACCTCCACTTATTCAAAGCTCGGGACCTCCACTTATTCAAATCTCTGGACCTCCACTTATTGAAATCTCTGGACCTCCACTTATTCAAATCTCTGGACCTCCACTTATTCAAAGCTCGGGACCTCCACTTATTCAAATCTCGGGACCTCCACTTATTCAAAGCTCGGGACCTCCACTTATTCAAATCTCTGGACCTCCACTTATTCAAATCTCGGGACCTCCACTTATTCAAATCTCTGGACCTCCACTTATTCAAATCTCTGGACCTTCACTTATTCAAATCTTGGGACCTCCACTTATTCAAATCTTGGGACCTCCACTTATTAAAATCTCGGGACCTCCACTTATTAAAATATCTGGACCTCCACTTATTAAAATCTCGGGACCTCCACTTATTCAAATCTCGGGACCTCCACTTATTCAAATCTTGGGACCTCCACTCATTCAAATCTCTGGACCTCCACTCATTCAAATCTCAGGACCTCCACCTATTCAAATCTCTGGACCTCCACTTATTAAAATCTCTGGACCTCCACTTATTAAAATCTCTGGACCTCCACCTATTCAAATCTCTGGACCTCCACTCATTAAAATCTCTGGACCTTCACTTACTCAAATTTCGGGACCTCCACTTATTCAAATCTTTGGACCTCCACTTATTCAAATTTCGGGACCTCCACTTATTCAAATCTCTGGACCTCCACTAATTAAAATCTCGGGACCTCCACTTATTCAAATCCAGCACTAA